In the Candida orthopsilosis Co 90-125, chromosome 7 draft sequence genome, AACAAGGCATTACCGACTCTGTTGCGTGTCGAACAATCAAATTAGTTGCCCATGGTGAATTGAGGAGAATTGATACTGTCATATGCACTTCCGTGGCAACTGCTCGCATTATGGAAGGCTTACCAAGCGATTCGATGTTGCCACCAATCTTGATTTGGTCTCAACTATGTTTCGCTTTGTTGAACCAATCAATTCTCTACCAGTCAGCACTTGAAAATGTTGTTTCGTCAATTGTTAAAATAATGAATCTAGATGATCATATTGAGAAAGCATTTGAGCAAAGACAATATTTGGAACCATACATGTCTGAATTCGAAGAAAAGCATGAAATTAGCATTACAAGAGATAATTTTCGAATgtattttttctttattctTACACAGGGACTCAAAGTATCGCAGTATAGAGGCTTGTCTTTGACGTGTATTAAAACTTACTTTAAGAGACGTTTTGAGCTCAGAGATGAGCATCCAATCGACGAGAACATCATTTCAAATAATGCTTATCCATTTCTCGTGATGTTGCATATGTTTTCTGAtgcaaaagaatttgaagcATATTTGGATGAGTTGGGAATTGCTCATGAGCCTTTTGATTTAGATAATGGGCAGCAGATACCAAGTTTCTTGCTGGAGTTTTTAGGAGCAAACAATGAAGCATCCAAGTTTGCCATGCTACAATTGGGAAGATTCTTTGCTGACGAAAAGCTCACTGATATCGGATTCAGAGTAAAGTTCATCTCAATCTATCATCACTTATTGAATCGCAACCCAGAGACAGCGTTGCTCATTTTTCATATTATTGAGCTGGCTTTGACGCTGGATTTGGCAACCACAAATTCATTGGATACAGTGGAAAGCATCTCtaaaatcattttcaaagtgtCAGAAATGACAGGATATCAACCGGAAATCTATATCAAAAGTATCGATGAAATAATACACACGAGAAAGATatcttttttgaataaaatgGATGATTTGCAGCCTGTTGAAGCTatacttgatgaagatggcGAGTTTAACGCTACATTTGACGAGGATATTAAGGCAATTCAATTCATGTTCTATAGATCTGCTTGTACCTACATAGAAGGATTAAAATTGGAGGATTGAGCTAAAGGAGGGGCGAACTAAGTTAGATCCATTTCACTCAGTAAGTCTGGGTTTTATAGAGAAATGGATTACTTTTAGGTCCGTTGTTTATACGATTAATGAATCAATGATGTACATTTATTATATTTCATTACTGCTCTATTTTATCAGCTTTGCGAAGGcttcaaattgattcttCTCCAAGCGGTATAGCAACATGGTGGCTCTAGCATCTTCAATTGGGTTATGTTCTCCTGTTTGAATATCTAAATCCAAGAAATGCTTGGTtaagtttttcaaacttgggGTTCTACCAGAAGAGATCTTCCTAAAAGGCAAAAATGAACTGGTATCTCTAATCAACGACTTTGGGTGTTTCAAGAgcaatttttcaagatcGTTTTCCAACGCATGTCCAACTAGAATCTTGTTTTTTAGAATGGACGCAACCTTGGCTCTTGCATCGTCAAATTCTATAGCAAACTGCATGTGCCAAGGTGAGATTCCTGATACCCATGTCCTCCAATCCGTCACCCTTCGTTTAGGTCTTACATACTTATCCATTACTATATGTCCAtaaaaattgacaattgTGACCCTACCGAGTGCTGAAACTTTTTCAGGTCCCACCCCTACGAACTCACAATCCATAGCCACAATCTTTCCAAgatcttttcttttatcTTTTTCTGACTTGGTAATGATATTTGCAGATGTCGAAATATTCtcctttttgatttcattacTTCCTAATGTATTCCAAAGAGCGAACTCCACGGGACTTGCATTGATCGATCCATCCAGACGGACTTGTCTTTGTTTCAAACAAAGAAggtgtttctttttctcaacaGAATTTCTTACGTGCTTTTGTTTTActtttgaactttttgGCTTATTGGTAGTCGGTTTTTCTATTCTGGAACTGAGCTGCTTCCAGTTCAGAGATAATTCCACCATTGTTACTCCTCCTTCGTGAGCCAATTTTGGATAACAGATATCGGTTTCTCCCctgaaataaaaaaagcAGTTGACACACTTCTAGAGGGAGCGCCTCGCATCCTCTACATTGTATgggttttgtgtaatatgATACGTATAATCATTATATGCATCCTCAGAGTATGCATGGTAAAAAGATTCTACATGGTGAACCTATTTGGATTGACTTTCCTAACAAAGGCTAACTGACTGCTAGTCAATTAGTATCACGTCTATATAGCGCCACTGGAAAGTTTGTAGGCCTGCAGAacccaattcaatttgttaataATTTCCGAACATTCCGCCTCGGACTCTGATACCAAATAGAACTTCTTCAATGGATCTTTCGAGTTAGACCCATTCTCCCCGTCGGCTTGCTGTCTCTGTACAATTATTCGAAAATGATTGGGGTGTTTGGAGTACTGTTTCACCTTCAATATTTGCGTTATATGAAAAGAATACGTCTTGGTCAGTTGCTTGTTCGAAACTCGATTCAACTGCTGGTTCAAGTTGTGATATGTATGATGTTGGTTAAAGTTAAGTGGTTGATTATGTGCTACCGACTCGCCtatattcttcaacattagGTCGTCCGGGGGTGTTATGTGAATATAATCTCCATCGATTATAAAGTTTTTCTCTGTAAAAGTCTTTATCttcatttttttcatcttaTTGTTGTTCTTTAAAACTTTCCACTTAAAGTAGATTGAATTAATATTTGTGGGAAGCTGTGGGTTATTGCCTTGAAGTATATCATCCAAATACTTATTCGAAGCTAGTGTCTCTTTCTGAGATTTTGTCGACTTGAGCTGCTGCTTAGATTTAACTTGTTCTGATTTAGACAGCGTTGCTGCTGCAGAAGTTTCTAATTTTATATCTCGCATCTTAGCAGCTAGTCCGTCATTGTACGGAGTAATGTTTGGCGCGGTCAAATTGGCAGGGAAAATATCAGGGCTGGTAGTGGGTTGTATTTGGCTGTTCTTTTCCTCTGTgtcaataatcaaattgaattttgtatCGGAAGGGACTAACTCCAAAATTGTCAGATGCAAAGCTCCACAAAGTTCAACATCCTTAACATAACGACTTTTTGTACCTCCAGACTCCACAACCTTAAAGCGATATTCTGTAGTGATGAGCCCTCTTTGGACACAaaattctttcaaaacttgTCCCATTGTATAATTACGAGGGGCTTTAAACGGAACTTTCTGTGGTATTCCACTATTGTCGTACTCGAATACACTGACAAGAAGATCGACCTTGGAGACTTCATCACCACTCTGGTCAAtactctttttcttctgcTCAAATGCAGTTAGATTTTGTCTGAATTCTATTGGAAGCGGCGACAAAGTTTCATTTctgtcaatttcaacaacatcctTAACACGACAAAGAGCCAAATCTTTTGGATTATTGTAGGATGAAAAAGTCCTACTCCTATCTAAAACCCCGAAAGATCCGTAGTTTTCCCcgtcttcatcaacaagcTCCAACCTCCAAAAATTTGGGTTCAAAAATGATGGATCGTTTAATTCACTTACTTCAGGGagcttcaacaaattaagCAAAATGAACCCAATGCAGTCTGCAATCGATACATTACGATCAATACTTAAATTATTCAACGTGGGGGATGTTTTTGGGGGGAGAAATACATTCAACTGCGTAGCTCGCGAGGAATTGGCACTTACCAATCCGTCAACGAAAAGATAATAGTTTAAGGGGTTGACTGTGGTTGATTTAAATCTTGAGTGTATCATTGAGCTCAAATTTGACGCTCGATTGGTGTCTGATACTTTGGGTTCCACTTTTGCAAACGAAAGCGATGGTCTTTCGAGTTCAACCAAATTTCCAAAGGATCGCACTTGCATCAAATTAGACCCCACAGTTTGGCTATTTAAATAGTTTGCTCCGAGGGTTTTAGGAACTGTGTGGTCGCTGAAAGTGTTGGCTCTCTTTTTCCTATTCATTCCAAATTGAGGACCAACACTGTCTTTGTTTGGTATCAGTTTATCTAGTGCATTGCTGATAGAGTCTGACCGCGAAAACGACTCCATAATTGTATCATTATCCAAATCAGTAAACTCAGAGTCGTCGGAAATTTCACCATCAGACTCAAAGGCGTGGTCCTCGTACccatcgtcatcatcatcatcatccgTTGTCACTTCACTAAACTTGTCATTGTATCCCAATGAACTTCCACTATCGTGAACATGATCAGATGACAGGTTTTCACggtttgaaacaattgactgTTTTGGGTCAACACTTTGCGTACTCTGTGTGTCATTAACAACTGAACTAGTGTCCTTATCGGTAAAATCTTCCTTCGATGTGGTGAGCTGCGATGATGCGTACGTAATGATAGATCCTCTTCTTTCGTCGTCGCTACTATCGGAATCAGAAATCTCGTTCTTTCCCGACTTAAAGAATTTGACAATGGGTATTTTCAGTTttgactttgttttgaCCTTCTTTTTATGCTTGGAATGC is a window encoding:
- a CDS encoding RNA exonuclease — encoded protein: MVELSSNWKQLSSRIEKPTTNKPKSSKVKQKHVRNSVEKKKHLLCLKQRQVRSDGSINASPVEFALWNTLGSNEIKKENISTSANIITKSEKDKRKDLGKIVAMDCEFVGVGPEKVSALGRVTIVNFYGHIVMDKYVRPKRRVTDWRTWVSGISPWHMQFAIEFDDARAKVASILKNKILVGHALENDLEKLLLKHPKSLIRDTSSFLPFRKISSGRTPSLKNLTKHFLDLDIQTGEHNPIEDARATMLLYRLEKNQFEAFAKSIK